Proteins encoded together in one bacterium window:
- a CDS encoding electron transport complex subunit E, whose amino-acid sequence MKARPSARQEVVKGLWDQNPILRQLLGLCPALAVTVSAINGVAMGLAVIFVLSCSNVLVSLLRRLIPAQVRIAAYIVIIATFVTIVDLVMKARFPGLSQSLGAFIPLIVVNCIILGRAEAFASRNHPGRALLDALGMGVGFTITLTVLGGVREILGSGALFGLTLVPGWEAWVVMILPAGGFLTLGLMLAVVNLITRRRDVLGRQALVEESRVVRRVELRGPASAAGGPA is encoded by the coding sequence ATGAAAGCGCGTCCGAGCGCCCGGCAGGAGGTCGTCAAAGGCCTGTGGGACCAGAATCCCATCCTGCGCCAGTTGCTGGGGCTGTGTCCGGCCCTGGCCGTCACCGTCTCCGCCATCAACGGCGTGGCCATGGGCCTGGCCGTGATCTTTGTCCTGTCCTGCTCCAATGTCCTGGTCAGCCTGCTGCGGAGGCTGATTCCCGCCCAGGTGCGCATCGCCGCCTACATCGTCATCATCGCCACCTTCGTCACGATCGTGGACCTGGTGATGAAGGCGCGCTTCCCCGGGCTGAGCCAGTCCCTCGGCGCCTTCATTCCGCTCATCGTGGTCAACTGCATCATCCTGGGCCGGGCCGAGGCCTTCGCCAGCCGCAACCACCCGGGGCGCGCCCTGCTGGACGCCCTGGGCATGGGGGTCGGCTTCACCATCACCCTCACCGTGCTGGGCGGCGTGCGCGAGATCCTGGGCTCGGGCGCCCTCTTCGGCCTCACCCTGGTTCCGGGCTGGGAGGCCTGGGTGGTGATGATCCTGCCCGCTGGCGGCTTCCTCACCCTGGGCCTGATGCTGGCCGTGGTCAATCTCATCACCCGCCGGCGGGACGTGCTGGGCCGCCAGGCCCTCGTGGAGGAGTCACGGGTGGTCCGCCGCGTCGAGCTGCGCGGTCCGGCCAGCGCCGCGGGAGGGCCCGCCTGA
- a CDS encoding RnfABCDGE type electron transport complex subunit A → MDLLLIFLGAAVVNNFVLSYFLGICPFVGVSGRVSSALSMGLATTFVMTMTAMVTWLIQAYLLDPLGLGFLQTVSFILVVASLVQFVEMVIKKASPPLYRTLGIYLPLITTNCAILGLALFIQLRGHGFIEGLVFALGAGGGFTLALCLMAGIREELELASVPPSLRGAGITLLVAGIMALAFMGFAGMI, encoded by the coding sequence ATGGACTTGCTGCTCATCTTCCTGGGCGCGGCCGTGGTCAACAACTTCGTGCTCAGCTATTTCCTTGGCATCTGCCCCTTCGTGGGCGTGTCGGGGCGCGTCAGCAGCGCCCTCTCCATGGGCCTGGCCACCACCTTCGTCATGACGATGACGGCCATGGTCACCTGGCTCATCCAGGCCTACCTGCTCGACCCGCTGGGTCTGGGCTTCCTGCAGACCGTCTCCTTCATCCTGGTGGTGGCGTCGCTGGTCCAATTCGTCGAGATGGTGATCAAGAAGGCCAGTCCGCCCCTCTACCGGACCCTGGGCATCTACCTGCCCCTCATCACGACCAATTGCGCCATCCTGGGCCTGGCCCTCTTCATCCAGCTGCGGGGGCACGGCTTCATCGAAGGCCTCGTCTTCGCCCTGGGCGCGGGCGGAGGTTTCACCCTGGCCCTCTGCCTGATGGCCGGCATCCGCGAGGAACTGGAGCTGGCCAGCGTGCCGCCCAGCTTGCGCGGGGCGGGTATCACCCTGCTTGTCGCGGGAATCATGGCATTGGCCTTCATGGGTTTCGCTGGAATGATCTGA